One region of Carassius gibelio isolate Cgi1373 ecotype wild population from Czech Republic chromosome A1, carGib1.2-hapl.c, whole genome shotgun sequence genomic DNA includes:
- the LOC127989458 gene encoding myosin light chain 3, skeletal muscle isoform translates to MAGEFSADQIEDFKEAFGLFDRVGDNKVAYNQVADIMRALGQNPTNKDVKKILGDPSADDMANKRIDFDAFLPMLKTVDAVQKGTYDDYVEGLRVFDKEGNGTVMGAELRIVLSTLGEKMTEPEIDSLMQGQEDENGSVHYEDFVKHIMSV, encoded by the exons ATG GCTGGAGAATTCAGTGCTGACCAGATTGAAG ACTTCAAAGAGGCCTTTGGTCTCTTCGACAGAGTTGGTGATAACAAGGTTGCCTACAACCAGGTTGCTGACATCATGCGTGCCCTGGGACAGAACCCCACCAACAAGGACGTGAAGAAAATCTTGGGCGACCCATCTGCTGACG ATATGGCCAACAAAAGAATTGACTTCGATGCTTTCCTGCCAATGCTGAAGACTGTTGATGCCGTCCAGAAGGGTACCTATGATGACTACGTTGAGGGTCTGCGCGTCTTCGACAAAGAGGGCAACGGCACAGTGATGGGCGCTGAGCTGCGCATTGTGCTCTCAACACTGG GTGAGAAGATGACTGAGCCCGAGATCGACTCTCTCATGCAGGGACAGGAGGATGAGAACGGCAGTGTCCACTATGAGG ATTTCGTCAAGCACATCATGTCCGTGTAA
- the LOC127989613 gene encoding glutathione S-transferase LANCL1 isoform X1: MSEPRAYKNPYQDYTGPGCAQDLFDMQGNLTQHFASCISSKISEFLAVMENGLKNADPRDCTGYTGWAGIALLYLHLHSVFGDTALLHKALDYVSYSLRSLTQRWVTFLCGDAGPLAVAAVVYHRLQKPHEAEECVNRLLQFHQAVVQGIGRLPDELLYGRVGYLYSLIFINQQFQQEKIPIQYIQQICDAVLVSGQTMSQKNKIQDQTPLMYEWYQEEYVGAAHGLAGIYYYLMQPGFVVGQERVSYLVKPSVNYMCQLKFSTGNYPPCVGDSRDLLVHWCHGAPGVIYMLIQAFKVFGVRQYLEDALQCGEVIWQRGLLKKGYGLCHGAAGNGYGFLALYKITQDPKHLYRACIFGDWCMNYGKHGCRTPDTPFSLFEGMAGTIYFLADLLQPAKAKFPAFEV, encoded by the exons ATGTCTGAACCACGAGCCTACAAGAATCCCTATCAAGATTACACTGGGCCTGGATGTGCACAAGACCTGTTTGACATGCAGGGAAAT TTGACCCAGCATTTTGCCAGCTGTATAAGCAGTAAGATCAGTGAGTTTCTGGCAGTTATGGAGAACGGACTGAAGAATGCTGACCCCAGAGACTGTACTGGCTACACCGGCTGGGCAG GCATTGCCCTGCTTTACCTGCATCTCCACAGTGTGTTTGGAGACACCGCTCTCCTCCATAAGGCTCTGGACTATGTCAGCTACAGTCTGAGGAGTTTAACCCAGCGCTGGGTGACCTTCCTGTGTGGGGATGCAGGACCACTGGCTGTAGCAGCGGTGGTCTATCATCGACTCCAGAAACCTCATGAGGCTGAGGAGTGTGTCAACAG GCTGTTGCAGTTTCACCAGGCCGTAGTGCAGGGGATAGGCAGGCTTCCTGACGAGCTGCTCTATGGCAGAGTGGGCTACCTTTACTCCCTCATCTTCATTAACCAGCAATTTCAGCAGGAGAAGATCCCCATCCAATACATTCAACAG ATCTGTGATGCTGTGCTGGTGTCTGGGCAAACAATGTCTCAGAAGAACAAGATCCAGGATCAAACCCCTCTAATGTATGAGTGGTATCAGGAGGAGTACGTGGGTGCCGCTCATGGACTGGCAGGGATCTATTACTACCTGATGCAG CCTGGGTTTGTTGTCGGCCAGGAAAGGGTTTCCTATCTAGTCAAACCCAGTGTGAACTACATGTGTCAGCTGAAGTTTTCAACGGGAAATTACCCACCATGTGTCGGGGATTCTCGGGATCTTCTGGTGCACTGGTGTCACGGCGCTCCTGGAGTTATCTACATGTTGATACAGGCTTTTAAG GTGTTTGGTGTGAGGCAGTACCTGGAGGACGCACTGCAGTGTGGGGAGGTGATCTGGCAGAGAGGTTTGTTGAAGAAGGGCTACGGCCTCTGTCATGGAGCCGCTGGAAATGGTTATGGCTTCCTGGCCCTTTACAAAATCACCCAGGATCCCAAACACCTCTACCGAGCTTGCATA TTTGGAGACTGGTGCATGAATTATGGAAAACATGGCTGCCGGACTCCAGATACACCATTCTCACTGTTTGAAG GAATGGCAGGCACAATTTATTTCCTGGCTGACTTGCTGCAACCAGCTAAAGCCAAGTTCCCTGCTTTTGAGGTGTAA
- the LOC127989613 gene encoding glutathione S-transferase LANCL1 isoform X2: protein MLTPETVLATPAGQLLGPHCLVPPPPTAGIALLYLHLHSVFGDTALLHKALDYVSYSLRSLTQRWVTFLCGDAGPLAVAAVVYHRLQKPHEAEECVNRLLQFHQAVVQGIGRLPDELLYGRVGYLYSLIFINQQFQQEKIPIQYIQQICDAVLVSGQTMSQKNKIQDQTPLMYEWYQEEYVGAAHGLAGIYYYLMQPGFVVGQERVSYLVKPSVNYMCQLKFSTGNYPPCVGDSRDLLVHWCHGAPGVIYMLIQAFKVFGVRQYLEDALQCGEVIWQRGLLKKGYGLCHGAAGNGYGFLALYKITQDPKHLYRACIFGDWCMNYGKHGCRTPDTPFSLFEGMAGTIYFLADLLQPAKAKFPAFEV, encoded by the exons ATGCTGACCCCAGAGACTGTACTGGCTACACCGGCTGGGCAG CTACTTGGGCCGCATTGCTTAGTTCCTCCTCCCCCTACTGCAGGCATTGCCCTGCTTTACCTGCATCTCCACAGTGTGTTTGGAGACACCGCTCTCCTCCATAAGGCTCTGGACTATGTCAGCTACAGTCTGAGGAGTTTAACCCAGCGCTGGGTGACCTTCCTGTGTGGGGATGCAGGACCACTGGCTGTAGCAGCGGTGGTCTATCATCGACTCCAGAAACCTCATGAGGCTGAGGAGTGTGTCAACAG GCTGTTGCAGTTTCACCAGGCCGTAGTGCAGGGGATAGGCAGGCTTCCTGACGAGCTGCTCTATGGCAGAGTGGGCTACCTTTACTCCCTCATCTTCATTAACCAGCAATTTCAGCAGGAGAAGATCCCCATCCAATACATTCAACAG ATCTGTGATGCTGTGCTGGTGTCTGGGCAAACAATGTCTCAGAAGAACAAGATCCAGGATCAAACCCCTCTAATGTATGAGTGGTATCAGGAGGAGTACGTGGGTGCCGCTCATGGACTGGCAGGGATCTATTACTACCTGATGCAG CCTGGGTTTGTTGTCGGCCAGGAAAGGGTTTCCTATCTAGTCAAACCCAGTGTGAACTACATGTGTCAGCTGAAGTTTTCAACGGGAAATTACCCACCATGTGTCGGGGATTCTCGGGATCTTCTGGTGCACTGGTGTCACGGCGCTCCTGGAGTTATCTACATGTTGATACAGGCTTTTAAG GTGTTTGGTGTGAGGCAGTACCTGGAGGACGCACTGCAGTGTGGGGAGGTGATCTGGCAGAGAGGTTTGTTGAAGAAGGGCTACGGCCTCTGTCATGGAGCCGCTGGAAATGGTTATGGCTTCCTGGCCCTTTACAAAATCACCCAGGATCCCAAACACCTCTACCGAGCTTGCATA TTTGGAGACTGGTGCATGAATTATGGAAAACATGGCTGCCGGACTCCAGATACACCATTCTCACTGTTTGAAG GAATGGCAGGCACAATTTATTTCCTGGCTGACTTGCTGCAACCAGCTAAAGCCAAGTTCCCTGCTTTTGAGGTGTAA